In the Desulfosporosinus acidiphilus SJ4 genome, TTTTGGCAGTTGACCTATTGCGTCTCATAAACCATTTTATTCATCTTGCTCCCCTTAGACAAGGCATAAACCCTGGCTTCGGATTGGCGATCTTCATTTTGGTGCTTGGAATTGTAGGTTATGGTGCTTGGAATGCCAGGAATCCGCGGGTTAATCATTATGACATTACGATTGGCAAGAAAGCGGGACCCTTAAAACAATTGCATGTGGTAATGGTTTCGGATATCCATCTGGGAACAATAATCCATAACAATTACCTCACGAAGATGGTTGGGATGATCAACCAATTAAATCCGGACTTGGTGTTGTTTGCAGGAGATGTCTTCGATGAAAATGTTGAAGCCGTTAATAAGCAAGAAATGATGGAGACGTTTAAAAACTTAAAATCCCGCTACGGTGCTTTTGCTGTATTAGGCAACCATGAATATATCGGAGGAAATGTTGAAGAGGCAATGAAATATTTAAGTGCCGCAGGTGTGCAAGTGTTGAAAGACAGCTATCAAGAAATTAACGGAAGTTTTTATCTGGTTGGCAGAGATGATCGCTCCGGATCCCGTTATAATAGGGCTCAGAGGGAAAATTTACAGACGTTGCTTCAAGGAGTTAACCATTCCCTGCCTATTATTGTCATGGATCATCAGCCGCTTCAATTGGAGGAACCAGTTAGGCAGGGAGTTGACCTACAGTTGTCAGGCCACACTCATGCCGGGCAGCTATTTCCTATCCGTCTAATAACCCGTCGGATTTTTGAAGACGATTGGGGCTACCTTAGGAAGGGAAACTTTCAACTCATAGTTTCCTCAGGTTATGGAACCTGGGGACCGCCTGTTCGCTTGGGAAATACGCCTGAAATCGTGGATATTACAATTAAGTTCCAATAAAATGGGGGGACGGTCTTTTTGACACAAAAAATGTGTCAAAAGGACCGTCCCCCTTTTTCGCTTTTAATTATTTAAGGGCTTCTCCAATGGTCTGGCCAAATTCTCGGCATTTAATGAGGCTTTCGTCATCGGGGTTCCAAAGCACTTTCAGTCCCTCGTTGATTATTTCAAATCCGCCGTGTTCCAATTCAGCGGAGATAAGTTTATTTCCCTCTCCGCTCCAGCCATAACTGCCAAAAGCAGCAGCTTTTTTGTTTTTAAAGGCCAGTCCTTTAATCATTTCCAGGATTCCAGCCACAGCATAGGAAATTCCCTTATTGATCGTCGGAGAGCCAACAAGGATAGCCTTGGATTTGAAGACTTCTGTTATGATGTCATTTTTGTCAGTATGATTAGAATTGGAGTTAAATAATTTTACGGTAACGTCTGGATCGCTTTGTCTAATTCCAGCGGCAATATTTTCTGCCATTTGGCGGGTGCTGTTCCACATTGTATCGTAGATGATACTGATTTGATTTTCTTGATAATTTTTAGCCCATTCCATGTACTTATTCACCATTTGTAATGGATTATCTCTCCAGATAACGCCATGACTTGGGCAGATCATGTCAACAGGCAAATTCAAGCTTAAGATTTCATTAATTTTTTTCTCTACAAATGAATTAAAGGGAGTTAAGATATTGGCATAATACTTAAGCGCTTCGTGATAAAGATCGCCTTGATCAACTAAGTCGTTGAACATGTGTTCCGAAGCGAGATGCTGACCAAAGCCGTCATTGCTGAAAAGAATATTGTCGCCGGTTAAGTAAGAAAACATCGTGTCCGGCCAATGAAGCATTCTTGCCTCAATAAAAATAAATTCTTTTGATCCAAGACTTAGTTTATCACCTGTTTTAACCGGTATGAAATTCCATTCCTGATGGTACTGGCCTTTTAAGGATTTAATGGCATTAGCAGTACAATAGATAGGTGTATCCGGTATTTCCCTCATTAATTCCGGCAACGCCCCGCTGTGATCGGGTTCGCCGTGATTGATAATGATGTAGTCAATGGTTTTTAAATCGATTTCTTTTTTTAAATTTGAGACAAACTCTTTAGCAAAAGGTGCCCAAACACTATCGATGAGAGCGATCTTTTCATCACGGACAAGATAAGAATTGTAACTCGAACCATGATGAGTAGAGAGCTCATCACCGTGAAACTTTTTTAATTCCCAATCGATTTTTCCGACATAGGTTACACTTTTGTTGATAGAGAAACTCATGGCTTTTAATACCTCCAATTAATTTTATTATCTAAAATCTTGATATCAGTTTCAGCTTGGCAGCGCTTCCTTGATTATTATCTAAGGTCTTGGCTTGGAATGATACTTAAATTTTACTTTCTACAAATATCGAAAATATCCTGCTAATTATCGCTGTATTGTAAAATTGTTTGCGATCGATATTTGTATTCGATATACCTGTTAAGGAATTATTTAAAAGGATGAAATCAGAGAATCAGAAATAATGCAAATAATGCGATCTGGTTAGGATACATTCATTATTATTGACAAAAAAGGAAATTCGTCATATATTTATTTCTTTAATTATTAATAAAGTGCCTTTTCTTATGGTACCGGCCTTAGATTTTCATGGAAAATGATATTGATAACCTTAATAACAATAAAGTTTGATTTGAAATAGTTAGGTGGTTTTTTAGATATGAATAGCCTACCATGTCAAGAGTGCAGAGGATTGTGCTGCGGTCCGGTACCCATTACAAAACATGAGCTTGATTCCATAAGAAGAGTTCTTAAATTAATGCCGGAAAATAAACGATTTGAGTTGAAAAATCAACAGCGGTATTTTGGAACCTGCATTTTCTATGATCTCGATAAAGATATTTGCGGCATTCATAATGTAAGGCCGTCTATATGTCGTGCTTTTGGGCATTACAGCAATTTGGTTTGTTTTAGAAAACCGGAAGCGTCTACGGAGTTAAACTGGGTTGCCGCCGAAGACCCGATAGGTATATTGTCGGTAGATTTTACTTGGCAGCATTTCAATTAACGGTCTGATAGTGATAATTTCTATTTTTATAAAGATTTTGTCCCGTAATCGAAGGGATTTTTCTGGAAGGAGGCAGACATATGGTTAGAGAAGGCAGAAGCCTGGCAGAAAATGTTGCGGAAGATATACTGGCAATGATTACAATTGATAAAAAGTTTTCGGCAGGAGATAAACTTCCCAATGAAAATGAGCTTGCAGCGAGATTAGAAGTGAGCCGAACTACCTTGCGCGAGGCAATCCGCATCTTAATTGCTCATAATGTATTGGAAATATTTCGGGGAAAAGGGACGT is a window encoding:
- a CDS encoding metallophosphoesterase, which produces MANPFYILIGVIFLAVYGGINFYIGLRGWQALFSYIPYSSLKVYWIVFGMISLSYLIARSMQKFLPQAVYEGLNLVGAYWMAFMFYFLFMILAVDLLRLINHFIHLAPLRQGINPGFGLAIFILVLGIVGYGAWNARNPRVNHYDITIGKKAGPLKQLHVVMVSDIHLGTIIHNNYLTKMVGMINQLNPDLVLFAGDVFDENVEAVNKQEMMETFKNLKSRYGAFAVLGNHEYIGGNVEEAMKYLSAAGVQVLKDSYQEINGSFYLVGRDDRSGSRYNRAQRENLQTLLQGVNHSLPIIVMDHQPLQLEEPVRQGVDLQLSGHTHAGQLFPIRLITRRIFEDDWGYLRKGNFQLIVSSGYGTWGPPVRLGNTPEIVDITIKFQ
- a CDS encoding anaerobic nitric oxide reductase flavorubredoxin — encoded protein: MSFSINKSVTYVGKIDWELKKFHGDELSTHHGSSYNSYLVRDEKIALIDSVWAPFAKEFVSNLKKEIDLKTIDYIIINHGEPDHSGALPELMREIPDTPIYCTANAIKSLKGQYHQEWNFIPVKTGDKLSLGSKEFIFIEARMLHWPDTMFSYLTGDNILFSNDGFGQHLASEHMFNDLVDQGDLYHEALKYYANILTPFNSFVEKKINEILSLNLPVDMICPSHGVIWRDNPLQMVNKYMEWAKNYQENQISIIYDTMWNSTRQMAENIAAGIRQSDPDVTVKLFNSNSNHTDKNDIITEVFKSKAILVGSPTINKGISYAVAGILEMIKGLAFKNKKAAAFGSYGWSGEGNKLISAELEHGGFEIINEGLKVLWNPDDESLIKCREFGQTIGEALK
- a CDS encoding YkgJ family cysteine cluster protein gives rise to the protein MNSLPCQECRGLCCGPVPITKHELDSIRRVLKLMPENKRFELKNQQRYFGTCIFYDLDKDICGIHNVRPSICRAFGHYSNLVCFRKPEASTELNWVAAEDPIGILSVDFTWQHFN